In Rhodothermia bacterium, a genomic segment contains:
- a CDS encoding DUF11 domain-containing protein has product MQKTLFKTASVVLFPFYSLIGAVLYGQAITGTVFRDFNANGTKDNTATFNEIGIGGVTVSCVGTTGTGTTTSSNTTATLGQYTLTGCTGATRVEFSGFLTGDYSGPLGTGSGTSVQFISTSGSRDNINFGINYPQDYFQNDPLITTSISHWKNADSYSPYFSTSLVSNPYSERNNDSGSIDDDIVHANTHEIGSTYGLAYSRSTETIYAAAFVKNFAGFGPGNVGSEGSTGAIYKVNGSTVSVLLDISPGLTPPYSSGVNPHPKTGTDWFCDDTWQNIGKISWGDIDISDDETTLFGMNLFDRSLYKISLPSGTIQSTHKIPGITGGAVWTQPTCANDPNTDLRPFALKYWRGKIYVGMVCSAESTDNGNDMYGYVFSFDPTTNTYSNNPVMDFKLLDFPGAGSGWEPWTGSSGPNNWPAITDIEFINGDMLVALRNLKMDGRANRPGTFMDPSTCNEPSGSTNAGGEVLKACYNGSNWDIEVAGTCGGQTGFSNEYFFEQDVKHGNDFLGSLALIPGTNTIVATSIPGNNAGGVSFIDTATKTWGPLPGEQNKIYAGGLDIDSDGNIDVFEKAGGLGDIELLGVPAPIEIGNRVWLDTDNDGVQDAGEAGISGVQVQLLKGTTVLATATTNSDGNYIFSNATGTNTTSFKYGLAQLMPNMAYTVRFPTTTTVAGTTYNLTTAAAGSNRLIDSNAPANGEVTILATDIPVSGANNHSFDVGYSAVACTINTPTVNVTCNDNGTGSNPADDTFTFTISATGTGTGSDYKVDKISPAPTATVFASVNYGATSAASSSFPISGGNLTLTLTDNTTTTCSLTPVTVTAPAPCSTPPVGQPDLKLLKTASSSSVNSGQTLTYTITLTNEGTASATGVVVRDVLPAAVTYVSSSASQGSYNNATGLWTVGTVAVGASLTLTITVTVN; this is encoded by the coding sequence ATGCAAAAAACGTTGTTCAAAACTGCATCAGTTGTATTATTTCCTTTCTATTCGCTTATCGGGGCGGTCTTGTATGGGCAAGCTATCACGGGAACGGTATTTCGTGACTTTAATGCAAATGGTACGAAGGATAACACTGCTACTTTCAACGAAATTGGTATAGGTGGTGTTACGGTCTCATGTGTGGGAACTACAGGTACAGGTACAACAACATCAAGTAATACTACGGCTACATTAGGTCAGTACACTTTGACAGGCTGCACAGGTGCAACCCGCGTCGAATTTTCAGGGTTTTTAACAGGCGATTATTCAGGTCCATTAGGAACAGGAAGTGGAACGAGTGTACAATTTATTTCAACAAGTGGTAGTCGAGACAATATCAATTTTGGGATCAATTATCCACAAGACTATTTCCAAAATGACCCACTTATTACAACCAGTATTTCACATTGGAAGAATGCAGATTCTTATTCTCCTTATTTCTCAACATCTTTGGTTAGTAATCCTTATTCAGAACGAAATAACGATAGCGGATCTATTGATGATGACATTGTTCATGCCAATACACATGAGATAGGTTCTACCTATGGTTTGGCATATAGCCGAAGTACAGAAACAATTTACGCGGCTGCTTTTGTCAAAAACTTTGCAGGTTTTGGTCCAGGAAACGTAGGTAGTGAAGGCTCAACAGGTGCTATTTATAAAGTAAATGGTAGTACAGTAAGCGTATTATTGGATATATCTCCAGGTTTAACGCCACCCTACAGTTCAGGTGTAAACCCGCATCCCAAAACAGGTACAGATTGGTTCTGTGATGACACATGGCAAAATATTGGTAAAATATCTTGGGGAGATATTGATATTTCGGATGACGAAACAACGCTCTTTGGTATGAATCTTTTTGATCGTTCCTTATACAAAATTAGTTTACCAAGTGGTACTATACAAAGCACCCATAAAATACCAGGTATTACAGGTGGTGCCGTTTGGACACAACCTACATGTGCGAACGATCCCAATACCGATTTACGTCCATTTGCCTTAAAGTATTGGCGAGGAAAAATTTATGTCGGAATGGTTTGTTCGGCAGAATCTACGGACAATGGGAACGATATGTATGGATATGTATTTAGTTTTGATCCGACTACGAATACATATTCTAATAATCCTGTAATGGATTTTAAATTATTGGATTTCCCAGGTGCTGGTTCAGGTTGGGAACCATGGACAGGAAGTAGCGGACCGAATAATTGGCCTGCTATAACCGATATTGAGTTTATTAATGGGGATATGTTAGTAGCACTTCGTAATTTAAAGATGGATGGTAGAGCCAATAGACCAGGAACTTTCATGGATCCTTCAACTTGTAACGAACCGTCAGGCAGTACCAATGCAGGTGGAGAGGTACTTAAAGCATGTTATAATGGATCAAATTGGGACATCGAGGTGGCGGGTACATGTGGTGGGCAGACAGGGTTTAGTAATGAATACTTTTTTGAACAAGACGTTAAACATGGCAATGATTTTTTAGGTTCTTTAGCCTTGATTCCAGGTACTAACACCATTGTTGCCACGAGTATTCCAGGAAATAACGCGGGCGGGGTTTCTTTTATTGATACTGCTACTAAAACATGGGGACCGTTACCGGGAGAACAAAATAAAATCTATGCTGGCGGCTTAGATATTGACAGTGATGGCAACATAGATGTTTTTGAAAAAGCGGGTGGTCTTGGGGACATTGAACTTTTGGGAGTACCTGCGCCAATCGAAATTGGCAACCGCGTATGGCTCGATACCGACAACGACGGTGTGCAAGATGCAGGCGAAGCGGGCATTTCGGGTGTTCAGGTGCAATTACTCAAAGGTACTACTGTCTTAGCTACAGCCACGACCAACTCCGATGGCAATTACATATTTTCTAATGCCACTGGCACCAACACCACAAGTTTTAAATATGGTTTGGCACAACTTATGCCGAACATGGCCTATACGGTGCGTTTCCCCACCACAACCACAGTCGCTGGAACAACGTACAACCTGACCACAGCCGCTGCGGGTAGTAACCGCTTGATTGATTCCAACGCGCCGGCGAATGGTGAAGTAACCATTTTGGCGACCGATATTCCGGTTTCTGGTGCGAATAACCATAGCTTTGATGTGGGATATAGTGCGGTAGCTTGTACCATCAACACGCCAACCGTCAATGTAACATGTAACGACAACGGCACGGGCAGCAATCCGGCAGACGATACCTTCACCTTCACCATCTCGGCAACGGGAACAGGGACAGGCTCAGATTATAAGGTGGACAAAATTAGCCCTGCGCCAACAGCAACCGTTTTTGCAAGTGTGAACTATGGCGCAACGAGTGCGGCGAGTTCCTCCTTCCCAATTTCCGGTGGCAACCTCACGCTCACGCTAACAGACAATACCACCACAACGTGTTCGCTCACACCGGTTACGGTAACGGCTCCAGCGCCTTGTTCCACACCACCAGTCGGACAGCCAGATCTGAAACTGCTCAAAACCGCCAGTTCAAGCTCGGTCAATTCAGGACAAACCCTAACCTATACCATCACCCTGACAAACGAGGGTACGGCCAGCGCCACAGGGGTGGTGGTGCGTGATGTCTTGCCAGCAGCAGTGACCTACGTCAGCTCAAGCGCCAGCCAAGGTTCATACAACAATGCAACAGGACTTTGGACGGTGGGCACGGTGGCCGTGGGTGCAAGCCTTACCCTGACGATTACCGTGACCGTAAACTAA